The genomic interval GTCGCCATTGCCAATGACCTTAAAGCGGTTATTAATGGGCTGATGAATAATGGGGCACTGGGGAATGCCCGAATAGACATTCTGACGAATTCAGCCGATGCCATCGAGGCAAATTATGAAACGGTTAAATCCACCCTCATCGAAGGAACCGTGCTTGCCGTTGCCATTGTTTTCCTTTTTCTCAATTCATGGCGTTCAACTGTAATTACGGCCTTGACCCTGCCTATTTCCTTTCTGGGCACATTGGCCGCGCTCAGTCTATTCGGCTTCACGCTCAACATGATGACGATGTTGGCTCTGACCCTATCAATTGGCATCCTGATTGACGACGCCATCGTGGTGCGCGAAAATATCACCCGGCATCTTCATATGGGCAAGGACCATAGAACAGCGGCACTTGATGGAACAGGCGAGATTGGTCTTGCCGTCTTGGCAACCACCTTCGCGCTATGCTCGGTCTTTCTGCCTCTCGCTTTCATGACAGGCATTGCCGGGCGTTTTTTCCTTCAATTCGGATTGACCGTTGCCGTCGCTGTTCTGATATCTCTGTTTGTGAGTTTTACCCTCGACCCCATGTTGTCTAGCATCTGGTATGACCCGGATGCGGAACCAAATGCCAAACGGGGGCCAGTTGGTCGTGCCATCGCACGGTTCGAGAAGGGCTTTGAAAAAACAGCCAAGATCTATCGCAGTTTCCTGATGGTTTGTCTTCATTGGCGCAAGACCACGTTACTCGTTGCAGTTGTCACTCTAGCTGTCAGTGTTTTTCTTGTTCCCATTCTGCATTTCGAATTCCTCCCAAAAGGTGATGAAAGCCGTATTTCGATTGATCTGGAAACGGCAGAAGGCGCATCGCGTGACTATACAGCTCTTAAAGCAGGGCAGGTGTCCAGCCTGCTGCGAGCATTGCCAGAGGTAACAGAGGTCTACACCACGGTCGCCGCAGGCACCAACGCGCAGGACAATGATGCGACCATTATGGTCAATCTGGTTGATCCCGGAGAGCGTTCGCTTTCCGCCGATGCCATGGTGCCAAATCTGCGCAAATATCTACAACAGGTGCCCGGAGTGGATTTAACGATCGCGGCCGTTGGTGGTATCGGCAATCAGGCGCCGGTTGAAATCAAACTGTTTGGATTAGATGCAGACAAGCTGCAGGAAGGCGCTCAAATAGTCTCTGACTTGGTGTCTTCCGTTCCGGGAACGGCTGATGTTTCCCTTAGCACCAAAGCGGCTCAGCCAATGCTGAACTATGTGCTGTTGCGCGATGTGGCTAGTGATCTGGGCGTTTCCTCTCAAGCAGCAGGCTCAGCCTTGAGAACATTGATAGACGGCACCGATGTGTCCGACTTCAAACTTCCCGATGGTACAACGAATGACATTGTAGTCAGACTACCAGAGAAATTAAGGGAAGATCCCGGCTATCTGGACCAATTGCCAATCGTCAACAATGGCAAGCAAATTGTGACGCTCGGTGAGATTACACGGCTTGAAAGGACTGATAGTCCTTCCCAGATTTATCGCGAAGCTCATGGTCGTGTTGTCACGATTTCTTCCGAACTTGAAGGCCGGACATTGGGCGATGTTATGCGCGATATCAAGGCAAAATTGGCCGAGATCCAGTTACCCGATGGCGTGCGTGCGGCGTTTGACGGCGATGCGAAATATATGAACGAAACTATGGCCAGTATGGGTATGTCAATTTTGTTGGCAATTGTTTTCATCTATCTGGTACTCGCCAGTCAATTTGCCAGCTTCCTGCAACCCTTTGCAATTATGGCTGCTTTGCCTTTGTCATTGGTTGGTGTTGTGGGGGGCCTGATCGCTTGGCACTCAACCATGAACCTATACTCGATGATCGGTCTGGTCATGCTTATGGGGTTGGTGGTAAAAAATTCGATCTTGTTGGTAGACAATGCCAATCATCATATACGTGCTGGTATGTCCCTAAATGAAGCTTTGCTCGAAGCGGGGGCTACGCGGTTTCGGCCAATCATCATGACAACACTGGCGATGATTTTCGGCATGCTGCCACTGGCGCTCGCCATCCATCCGGGCAGCGAACAGAATGCGTCGATGGCACAGGCCGTGATAGGCGGTCTTATTAGTTCAACCCTTCTAACATTGGTCGTGGTCCCTGTGGTCGTAACCTATCTGGAGCAAATTACAGCCTTCTGCCTCTCTATGGTCAGTTCTGACAAGAAAGCCAGTCGCATAGAGAGAAACGCTTAAAGCGCCAAAGCGTATGGGAAGATTCGATCAACGATATGGAGCGACTGGCTAACCCAAACAAATCAGCTTCTATTGATAAGCGAGCCGCTCCAATCCGAGCTTCTCGGAAGCACATATACTGATGTGAATCTAAGATAAAACCTAGACTTATATTAGAAAAACCTAGCCAAATTTTGTCTTGAGAGCCAATGGCTTTTAAGTTTGACTGGACAGCACAATCCCTGACGGCTGAGGCCAGACCTGCCGTTTTATGACAATTCAGCGTGCCTTTTGGATTTTCGGGTCTAAAAAGTCATGGCGAGATTTGAGGAATGCTGCTTATGTCCGGAAGTTTTCTGGAAGCTTTTTTAAAACGAATTGTCGGCTTTGTTGGTGTGCTTCTGGTTCTCTCGCTGGTGATCTTTATTCTTGCTCGCGTCGTACCGGGAGATCCGGCTCGAATTGCCTTGGGTCCAAGTGCCAGTCAGGAGCAGGTGGATGCGATGCGCCAATCCATGGGGCTCGATGATCCGCTTATTATTCAATATCTCAGCTACATGGCTAGAGCCGCCACGGGGGACCTTGGCAAGTCACTTTTGTCTGGAAAGCGGGTCACCGAAGACATTTTGACCTTTTTGCCTGCCACGGTCGAATTGGTGATGGTGACCGTAATATTTATGTTTGCCGTCGCTGTTCCTCTCGGGGTTATGACTGCCAAACACAGGAATAGCTGGATTGATAATGTCGGCCGTATCGTCTCTCTTGCTGGCGTGACGGTTCCAAGTTTCGTTGTTGCAATCCTCTTGCAGATCTTTGTAGCCAACTTTGTTGATTGGTGGCCCATTCTGGGGCGTGTCGATTTCCAGCTTGGTGATCTAAACGGTCCGACCGGCTTTCTGCTGATAGATTCAATTCTGGCAGGCAGGGCAGATGTCTTTTTCAGCGCGTGCCAGCATCTCGTTCTTCCAGCCTTCTCGCTGGCACTGGCGAGCATCGGGCAGATCACGCGCATCACCCGCTCAACCATGATCGAGAACCAGCGCCGTGATCACGTCTTGACCCTGCGTTCCTTCGGTGTGCCCAGCAATGTGATCGTTTTCCGCTATCTCTTCAAGCTGTCATCTATTGCGCCGCTGACCATTATGGGCCTTGAGTTCGCCTCTCTGATTGGCAACGCCTTTGTGATCGAGATGCTCTTTTCATGGGGTGGCTTTGCCTCTTATGGCCTGAACGCGATCATGCAGAAAGACATCAACGCGGTTATGGCCGTCGTCCTTATCTCCGGGATCTTCTTCATCGTGGCAAATCTTGTCATCGATATTCTGCTTGCCCTGATTGACCCGCGTGTCAGCGCGAAGGAGGCTCGATAATGTCTGTCATCGGATCTGACGAAAAAGTCCTTTCTGCCCGCTACATGCAGTGGTACCGGTTCAGTCGCAATCCAGCCGCTCTGGTCGGTGCAGTAATTGTTATATCGGTCATACTGGCAGCACTCTTTGCTCCCCTCATCGTGCCTCATCCCGATCATGCCGGTGCTGTGGTCGATTTCCGCAGCCGTCATGTTGCCCCTGATATGTCTCATTGGTTCGGCACTGATAA from uncultured Cohaesibacter sp. carries:
- a CDS encoding ABC transporter permease, which produces MSGSFLEAFLKRIVGFVGVLLVLSLVIFILARVVPGDPARIALGPSASQEQVDAMRQSMGLDDPLIIQYLSYMARAATGDLGKSLLSGKRVTEDILTFLPATVELVMVTVIFMFAVAVPLGVMTAKHRNSWIDNVGRIVSLAGVTVPSFVVAILLQIFVANFVDWWPILGRVDFQLGDLNGPTGFLLIDSILAGRADVFFSACQHLVLPAFSLALASIGQITRITRSTMIENQRRDHVLTLRSFGVPSNVIVFRYLFKLSSIAPLTIMGLEFASLIGNAFVIEMLFSWGGFASYGLNAIMQKDINAVMAVVLISGIFFIVANLVIDILLALIDPRVSAKEAR